The Mycolicibacterium flavescens genomic interval CTCGCCGATGCGACCCTCCAACAGCGCGATATGCATGCGCTCGCGCACCTGGTCCCGGTCGACGATCAGGCAACCGAACGCGGCCACCACGAACGTCACCAGGAACCCGTCGAGCAGCGCGGTCCGCGAGGCGACGAAGCTGACCCCGTCGGCGATCACCAGCAGCCCCGCGATGCCACCCACCAGCGTCGAACGGCTGATGCGTCGCGTGATCCGCGCGACCAGGATCACGACGATCACGCCGCAGACGGCGCCGGAGAACCTCCAGCCCAGCCCGTTGTAGCCGAAAAGCGCCTCGCCGATCGCGATCAACTGCTTGCCGAGTGGCGGGTGCACCACCAGGCCGTAGCCCGGGTTGTCCTCGACGCCGTGGTTGTGCAGCATCTGCCAGGCCTGCGGCGCGTAGTGCTTCTCGTCGAAGACGGGGGTACCGGCGTCGGTCGGCGATCCGAGATTGAGGAACCGCGTCACCGCGGCCAGCGCGCCGATCACGGCGGTCATCACCCAGCCCTGCAGCCGGTCGACCGGGCCGAAGTCCGCGGCGGGCACCTGCGGCGCGGGGCTGATGACCGGGACCGCGCGCGGCTCTTTGGTGGCGGGGGCGGTCACGAGAGCGATCGTAGGCTGTCGGCATGAGCCCCGGACGACTGCTCATCGGCGCCACGCCCCTGGGTCAGCCCTCCGACGCCTCGGCGCGGTTGGTCGGCGCGCTGGGCAGCGCCGACGTCATCGCCGCCGAGGACACCCGCCGGGTCCGCACGCTGGCCCAGTCGCTGGAGGTGAGGCTGACCGCGAAGGTGGTCAGCCTCTACGACCAGAACGAGGCGTCGCGGATCGCGGGCCTGCTCGACGGGATTCGGGCAGGCGCGTCGGTGCTGATGGTCAGCGACGCCGGGATGCCGCTGATCAGCGACCCCGGCTATCGCCTGGTGACGGCATGCATCGAGGCAGGACTCCCGGTCACCTGCCTGCCGGGCCCGTCGGCGGTGACGACGGCGCTGGCGGTCTCCGGGCTACCGGCCGAGAGGTTCTGCTTCGAGGGGTTTGCGCCCCGCAAGCAGACCGCCCGCAAGACGTGGCTGACGACGTTGGCGACCGAGCAGCGCACCTGTGTGTTCTTCGAGTCGCCCCGCCGGCTGGCCGGCACGCTCGCCGACGCTGTCGAGGTGCTCGGGCCGGACCGCCGCGCCGTAGTGTGCCGGGAGCTGACCAAGACGCACGAGGAGATCCTCCGGGGCCGGCTGGACGAGCTCGCCGAATGGGCCGCCGACGGCGTGCTCGGCGAGATCACCGTCGTGCTGGCCGGCGCCGTCCCGAAAGCGGACCTCGAGACCCTGGTGGCCGCGGTCCACAAGCTGGTCGACGACGGCGCGCGGGTCAAGGACGCCTGCGCCGACGTGGTCGCGGCGAATCCGGGCTCGCCGTCACGGCGTGAGCTCTACGACGCGGTGCTGCGGTCGCGCACGTGAGGCAATGATCGGTGCCGCCTTGTGCAGGCACTCCTCCCACTCGCGGTCCGGATCCGAGTCCGCGGTGATACCGCCGCCGACACCGAGCACCGCATTCCCCGACGCGTCGAACTCCACCGTCCGGATCGCCACGTTGAGTTCGCACCCCGCCACAGGAGACGCCAGCCCGACTGTGCCGCAATAGATTCCCCGCCTGACCGGCTCCCACTGCTCGAGCAGCTGGCGTGCCCGCGTCTTGGGTGTCCCCGTCACCGACGCCGGTGGGAACGTCGCGTCGAGCACCGTCGACATCGGCACGTCGACGGGCACGCGCGCGGACACTGTCGACACCAGATGCCACACCCCGGGCGCCGGCTGCACGACCAGCAGTTCGGGCACGTTGACGGTGCCGACATCGGCGACGCGGCCCAGGTCGTTGCGCACGAGGTCGACGATCATGATGTTCTCGGCGACATCCTTGACCGAGCCGCGCAGCGCGTCCGGATCGGCCGAACGCGGCAGCGTGCCCTTGATCGGGCTCGACGCGATGTGCTCACCGCGCCTGCGCAGGAACAGTTCCGGCGACAACGACGCCACCGCCCCCCAGCTCCCCGCCAGGTACGCAGCACGCGCGGGCGACGTGCGGTGCACGGCGTCGGCGAAGAAGTCGAGTGGTGAGCCCTCGAGTCGGCCGCGGAACTGCGTGCACACGCACGCCTGGTAGACCTCCCCGGCGGCGATCGCATCGAGGCAGTCCAGCATCCCCCGGCGGTGCGCCTCGCGATCGGCTTCACCCCACTCGACGTGCGACGGCCGTGGCTCGACCGGCACCCGCAGCGCGTCAGCCAACCACCCGGGAAGCGTTGCGTCGGAGAGGCTTTCGAACCACCAACGCCCGTCACCGTCCTGGCGCAGCACGCAGTCCGACCAGCCGCCCGCAGCCTCGGGAATCCGCGGACCGAGACCGTCGGCCGCCGCATCCGGATACGACAGAAAACCGAACCAGCCGCCCCCGACCGCCTCGCCATCACCCGACCCGCAGGGAACGTCGAAGGCACGCGACGCGTCGACCGGCGCGACATCGACCGTCGGCGCGATGACCGCGCCCGAGCCGAACCACTCGCCGATCACGGCGGCAGGCGGCGCCAGCCCGCGATCGGCGGCGGCGTATCCGACGGCGCGCAGAACCGCTGGGGCGCTGCCGAGGTCGCCGAGCAGGTCGATGCGCACCGACTCAGCTTGTCAGATGCTCCGCGTGACTTCCCGCGGGATCTCCACCCCGGTCAACTTGTCCGGGTTGCGCATCACGTAGAAGTGCGAGATCCGGCCCTCGGTGATCTCGAGGTTGATGAGCCCCTCGAAGTGGTCGCCCAGGTAGAGCTTGAGCGCGGGCGCGTTGTTGTACATCGCCGGTTCTACCCGGCCGGCCTCGCCCGCCACCCGCACCAGCCCGATGAGCACCCTGGCGACCTTGTCGGCACCGACCACCGGTCGCCGCGCCGCGCTGACCTTGCCCGCCGAGTCGGCGGTCCACTGGACGTCATCGGTCAGCATCTCGAGCAGCGCATCGACGTCACCGGAGGACGCGGCCGCGAAGAACCGCTCCGTGATCTCCATCGACACCTCGGGATCGACGGGCTCGAACCGCTTCCGCCGCGACTGCACGTGTTCGCGCGCCCGGTGCGCCATCTGCCGCACGGCGGCCGCCGACTTGCCCACCGCCTCG includes:
- the rsmI gene encoding uroporphyrin-III C/tetrapyrrole methyltransferase, which produces MSPGRLLIGATPLGQPSDASARLVGALGSADVIAAEDTRRVRTLAQSLEVRLTAKVVSLYDQNEASRIAGLLDGIRAGASVLMVSDAGMPLISDPGYRLVTACIEAGLPVTCLPGPSAVTTALAVSGLPAERFCFEGFAPRKQTARKTWLTTLATEQRTCVFFESPRRLAGTLADAVEVLGPDRRAVVCRELTKTHEEILRGRLDELAEWAADGVLGEITVVLAGAVPKADLETLVAAVHKLVDDGARVKDACADVVAANPGSPSRRELYDAVLRSRT
- the pabB gene encoding aminodeoxychorismate synthase, component I; its protein translation is MRIDLLGDLGSAPAVLRAVGYAAADRGLAPPAAVIGEWFGSGAVIAPTVDVAPVDASRAFDVPCGSGDGEAVGGGWFGFLSYPDAAADGLGPRIPEAAGGWSDCVLRQDGDGRWWFESLSDATLPGWLADALRVPVEPRPSHVEWGEADREAHRRGMLDCLDAIAAGEVYQACVCTQFRGRLEGSPLDFFADAVHRTSPARAAYLAGSWGAVASLSPELFLRRRGEHIASSPIKGTLPRSADPDALRGSVKDVAENIMIVDLVRNDLGRVADVGTVNVPELLVVQPAPGVWHLVSTVSARVPVDVPMSTVLDATFPPASVTGTPKTRARQLLEQWEPVRRGIYCGTVGLASPVAGCELNVAIRTVEFDASGNAVLGVGGGITADSDPDREWEECLHKAAPIIASRARPQHRVVELTP
- the sigE_1 gene encoding RNA polymerase sigma-70 factor; its protein translation is MSDTGDEHAERFTVLRPLLFTIAYEITGSATEADDVLQESYLRWADVDLAKVHDTKAYLAQLVTRQSLNALRAQSRRREEYVGPWLPEPLLLDAHDPSSDVVLAESVSMAMLVVLETLSPDERAVFVLREVFGFGHDEIAEAVGKSAAAVRQMAHRAREHVQSRRKRFEPVDPEVSMEITERFFAAASSGDVDALLEMLTDDVQWTADSAGKVSAARRPVVGADKVARVLIGLVRVAGEAGRVEPAMYNNAPALKLYLGDHFEGLINLEITEGRISHFYVMRNPDKLTGVEIPREVTRSI